Genomic window (Syntrophales bacterium):
GGTATGGATGTCGATCGGCTATATCCTTGCTCAAAGCAATGTTTACGCGATTGCCCTGCATGATTGCGATATAGTAAACTATCAGCGGGAAATAGTTTCGCGGCTGCTCTATCCGGTCGTGCATCCCGGTCTGGATTTCGAGTTCAGCAAGGGGTATTATGCCCGGGTGACCGAGCGGCTTTACGGAAGGGTTACGAGACTATTTTACACGCCGTTGATTCAGACGCTTAAAAGGATTCTTGGATACAACGCCTTTATCGAATATCTGGGCAATTTCCGCTACGCCCTTTCCGGTGAGTTTGCCTTTGACACCCATCTGGCAAAAGGTCTCCGCATATCCCCGACCTGGGGGCTGGAGGTTTCGATGCTAAGCGAGGTTTATCAGAAGACCTCCGTTAATCGGATCTGCCAGGTGGAAGTCATTGAATCCTACGAACACAAACACCAATTACTTGATAAGAAACACACTAAACAGGGACTTATCAGAATGGCGACCGAGATTGGCCATGCCCTGTTTCGGGTTTTAAGCGAGGATGGTCTGGTTATGAGCGAGGCTTTTTTCCGGACCCTTATTACCGCCTATATTCAGGAATCCCGGAAAGCGATCGAAAAGTACAATGCGCTGGCTTTGCTAAACGGTCTTGACTATGACCGGCATCAGGAAGTTGAAGCGGTAGATGCCTTCGTTATTTCACTGAAAATAGCGGTTGATGAATTCATCAAGGACCCCGTCGGCTGTCCCATGCTTGCGGCCTGGAAACGCATCTGGGCGGCATTTCCGGATTTTTCCGAAAGGCTCTATGATGCGGTCGAGGAGGACAACCGGTAGTTGACGCACAGGTAAAATCCTTTGAACATATTTTATATACAGTAATGGATGCCCCATGAAGAAAACGATTCTTAATGATGATGTGCTGAACAAGATTCATGACCTGAAAAAAACGGACATTCTTGTCGGCATCCCCAGTTTCAACAATGCAGCGACTATCGGGCACGTTGTGCGCGCTGTTCAGGCTGGACTATCTAAATACTTTCCCGACCGCAAGGCCGTGATTGTCAATTCCGATGGCGGTTCAACAGACCAAACGGTGCAGACCGTCCAAGACGCTGCAATTGACGATTTTGAGTCAATACTTGTAACGCATCAAAAAGAACCGGCGCTGAAAATTACCACCCCGTATCACGGCATTCCCGGAAAAGGCAGCGCCTTCAGAACCATCTTCAGCGTGGCGGACCTGCTCCAGGCCAAGGCCTGCATTGTGGTCGATTCCGATCTCCGAAGCATTACCCCCGAATGGGTTGAACTGCTCGTCAAGCCCGTCTTGAGGGGCGATTTCGATTTTGTCGCCCCTTTATACCTCAGACATAAATATGACGGCACCATAACCAACAGCATTGTTTATCCCTTGACCAGGGCGCTCTACGGAAAGCAGG
Coding sequences:
- a CDS encoding glycosyl transferase — protein: MSDFSQNGVITTLQKLGTKSVAKIDFELKKVSVERKMVLLLPALFSEFEGPAMPRIIEELKGIDYLYRIVLSLDRADDAQFLRAKEMMKSLPAAVRVVWHDGPRMQQLLKELEKADFYMETPGKGRSVWMSIGYILAQSNVYAIALHDCDIVNYQREIVSRLLYPVVHPGLDFEFSKGYYARVTERLYGRVTRLFYTPLIQTLKRILGYNAFIEYLGNFRYALSGEFAFDTHLAKGLRISPTWGLEVSMLSEVYQKTSVNRICQVEVIESYEHKHQLLDKKHTKQGLIRMATEIGHALFRVLSEDGLVMSEAFFRTLITAYIQESRKAIEKYNALALLNGLDYDRHQEVEAVDAFVISLKIAVDEFIKDPVGCPMLAAWKRIWAAFPDFSERLYDAVEEDNR